One window from the genome of Pandoraea fibrosis encodes:
- a CDS encoding type B 50S ribosomal protein L31 has translation MKEGIHPDYREVLFRDMTPGVDFEFITRSTIHTKETAEKDGKTYPLVKIETSSASHNFYTGEQRIMDTAGRVDKFRQKFGNRAGGKIA, from the coding sequence ATGAAAGAAGGCATCCACCCGGATTACCGCGAAGTCCTGTTCCGTGACATGACGCCCGGCGTCGACTTCGAATTCATCACCCGCTCGACGATCCACACCAAGGAAACCGCCGAGAAGGATGGCAAGACCTACCCGCTCGTGAAGATCGAAACGTCGTCGGCTTCGCACAACTTCTACACCGGCGAACAGCGCATCATGGACACGGCTGGCCGCGTCGACAAGTTCCGCCAGAAGTTCGGCAACCGCGCCGGCGGCAAGATCGCCTAA
- a CDS encoding M90 family metallopeptidase has translation MLKTLLARLRLSTPRPAIDDTLWHEVVSALPFLARRSSADLDKLRELATDFLASKHFSTAHDLPLTDAMCVSVAAQACLPILHLPSALYRGWTGIVLYPGEFLIRKTVQDEAGVVHDVEQEASGEAWEGGPVVLSWQDVQASDVLAYNVVIHEFVHKIDMEGGEADGVPPMLRRLHGDLTPEVWCDVFDPAYEEFCHHVANVPDARWDAFASTSLLDPYATEHESEFFAVCAEAFFVAPEAFRDEYPALYTLFSRYFLQDPAAAPGSQDQAHPGTPQPPAATP, from the coding sequence ATGCTCAAGACCCTGCTTGCCCGCCTGCGACTTTCGACCCCGCGCCCGGCCATTGACGACACCCTCTGGCACGAGGTCGTGAGCGCATTGCCGTTTCTCGCTCGACGAAGCTCCGCGGATCTGGACAAGCTTCGCGAACTCGCGACCGATTTTCTGGCCAGCAAGCACTTTTCCACTGCGCACGATCTGCCTCTGACCGACGCCATGTGCGTGTCGGTGGCCGCGCAGGCTTGTCTGCCCATCCTTCATTTGCCGAGCGCGCTGTATCGCGGGTGGACCGGCATCGTGCTGTATCCGGGCGAATTCCTGATTCGCAAGACCGTGCAGGACGAGGCCGGCGTAGTGCACGACGTCGAGCAGGAGGCGAGCGGCGAAGCCTGGGAAGGCGGCCCGGTGGTGTTGTCGTGGCAAGACGTGCAGGCGAGCGACGTACTGGCTTACAACGTCGTGATCCACGAATTTGTCCACAAAATCGATATGGAAGGCGGCGAAGCGGATGGGGTACCGCCCATGTTGCGGCGTCTGCACGGCGATCTGACGCCGGAAGTCTGGTGCGACGTCTTCGACCCGGCCTACGAGGAGTTCTGCCACCACGTGGCGAACGTCCCCGACGCCCGGTGGGACGCCTTTGCCTCGACATCGCTGCTCGATCCTTACGCCACCGAACATGAATCGGAGTTCTTCGCCGTGTGCGCCGAGGCATTCTTCGTCGCCCCGGAGGCCTTCCGAGACGAATATCCGGCCCTGTACACGCTGTTTTCCCGATATTTCCTGCAAGATCCCGCGGCGGCGCCCGGCAGCCAGGACCAGGCCCACCCCGGCACGCCGCAGCCCCCGGCTGCAACCCCATGA